Proteins encoded within one genomic window of Pseudomonadales bacterium:
- the ampE gene encoding regulatory signaling modulator protein AmpE, with product MKFLALLITLAIAMLFPFRPLLHRDAFFIAFRDWMARHAPSEPGSTLSILLGALLPALLIALLLALLQGWLLGLVGLVAGCAILLYSLERRDLLADLSRYRLAWSRGDAHAAWRIAIETRLLPTECTPTTAIELNRLVAQGIAVRALSGLFTLLFWFFLLGPAAVLFLRLIQLPTAESGVERLEPGSASGRLLELAQWLPMRLLGGCFMLAGDWGRAWPCWSGSLTDFDSSAADLIGRLALAAAAIDQPLDLSDAVSLDSEPSASAAVVKTGNAQIEAMTALLRRGLIIWVTLFALLTLLG from the coding sequence ATGAAGTTCCTGGCGCTGCTGATCACGCTCGCGATCGCGATGCTCTTTCCGTTTCGTCCGCTGTTGCATCGAGATGCGTTCTTCATCGCTTTCCGCGACTGGATGGCCCGCCATGCGCCGTCCGAACCGGGTTCGACCCTGTCGATCCTGCTGGGCGCACTGCTGCCGGCGCTGCTGATCGCGCTGCTGCTGGCGCTGCTGCAAGGCTGGCTGCTGGGGCTGGTCGGGCTGGTGGCGGGTTGTGCAATTCTGCTCTACAGCCTCGAGCGTCGGGATCTGCTGGCCGATCTGTCGCGCTATCGTCTGGCCTGGAGCCGTGGCGATGCCCATGCGGCCTGGCGAATCGCCATCGAAACTCGACTGCTGCCGACCGAATGCACGCCGACCACTGCGATCGAACTGAACAGGCTGGTTGCGCAGGGTATCGCGGTGCGTGCACTGAGCGGGCTGTTCACACTGCTCTTCTGGTTCTTTCTGCTGGGGCCTGCCGCCGTGCTCTTTCTGCGGCTGATTCAACTGCCAACGGCCGAGAGTGGGGTGGAGCGACTGGAGCCCGGCAGTGCCAGTGGGCGCCTGCTCGAATTGGCACAGTGGTTGCCCATGCGATTGCTGGGGGGCTGTTTCATGCTGGCGGGTGACTGGGGGCGCGCCTGGCCCTGCTGGAGCGGTAGCCTGACCGATTTCGACAGCAGCGCAGCCGATCTGATTGGCCGGTTGGCGCTGGCAGCGGCGGCCATCGATCAGCCACTCGATCTGTCCGACGCTGTGTCGCTCGACAGTGAACCGAGCGCCAGTGCGGCCGTGGTGAAAACGGGCAATGCGCAGATCGAAGCCATGACCGCGCTGCTTCGGCGTGGGCTGATCATCTGGGTGACACTCTTTGCGTTGCTGACCCTGCTGGGTTGA
- a CDS encoding ROK family protein: MRLGIDLGGTKIEGVALDETGEICCRKRLPTPAGSYEETLEAIVELVCQIERQTGRSGTLGIGTPGAVSRMSGQIKNSNSTCLNGQFLREDLTRRLGREVRIANDADCFALSEASDGAGTGHAVVFGVILGTGAGGGIVVNGQLVNGPNAIAGEWGHNPLYFSARDQNSADWFSADRPERAQLLPDGNRRCNCGRLNCNETYISGSGLQLSYQEQGGESLTAVEIAELARNGDPLAERTLQLYQRQLARALASVINILDPDAIVLGGGVSNIDSLYDEVPRLWQPHVFSDRVDTPLLKAKHGDSSGVRGAAWLWP; encoded by the coding sequence ATGCGACTCGGCATTGATCTGGGCGGCACCAAGATCGAGGGCGTGGCCCTCGATGAGACGGGCGAGATCTGCTGTCGGAAGCGGCTGCCCACCCCGGCCGGGAGTTACGAAGAGACGCTGGAGGCCATCGTTGAACTGGTATGCCAGATCGAACGTCAGACCGGTCGCAGCGGCACCCTCGGCATCGGCACACCGGGGGCGGTGTCGCGGATGAGCGGACAGATCAAGAACAGCAACTCCACCTGTCTGAACGGACAGTTCCTGCGCGAGGATCTGACCCGCAGACTCGGTCGCGAGGTGCGCATCGCCAACGATGCCGACTGTTTTGCACTCTCCGAGGCCAGTGACGGTGCCGGCACCGGACATGCGGTGGTCTTCGGCGTCATCCTCGGCACCGGCGCCGGAGGTGGCATCGTCGTCAACGGCCAGCTGGTGAATGGCCCGAATGCCATTGCCGGTGAGTGGGGTCACAATCCGCTCTACTTCAGCGCACGGGATCAGAACTCCGCCGACTGGTTCAGCGCGGACCGCCCAGAGCGCGCACAACTGCTGCCCGATGGCAACCGCCGCTGCAACTGCGGCCGGCTCAACTGCAACGAGACCTACATCTCTGGCAGCGGCTTGCAGTTGAGTTACCAGGAGCAGGGCGGGGAATCGCTCACCGCAGTCGAAATTGCCGAGCTGGCGCGCAACGGTGATCCGCTGGCGGAACGCACCTTGCAGCTTTATCAACGTCAGCTGGCGCGGGCATTGGCCAGCGTGATCAACATTCTCGATCCGGATGCCATTGTGCTGGGCGGCGGGGTCTCCAACATCGATTCGCTCTATGACGAAGTGCCGCGGCTGTGGCAGCCCCATGTGTTTTCGGATCGGGTGGACACGCCACTGCTGAAGGCCAAACATGGCGATTCGAGCGGCGTGCGCGGTGCCGCCTGGCTCTGGCCCTGA
- a CDS encoding DUF1631 domain-containing protein codes for MSRDSSNVYQLPRSRPRATVVTPPRMPPLLANLRDLFAEGLRAQLKCCFDLTDDALFEMANHAGDAEQQNVYLEAMRELRLKRSSVEALFHSRLAERLNGWLLGVRSGALAEEKIHAQIDAETLTLLSEDELEERVAIESMSVRARDRLLQPLDHLSLRLNHLLPGVVGQGHDENPFAPHALCEAFVAATRVLEAGMKAKLVLFKLFERNMLEQLERLYQQINQFLAEAGILPDLKGRGRTAASPQRRPASEMVSTTRREDSSLRDETEDLLASLHDLLARQRRAGSSDEAHADYKNSISIGELANILKTVQSSDGQQHRGFDSRFSAGGSPVVSGAGVTAIWPLIQRLLGQTNSGGQQAIAPLEQDVIHLISMLFEFILNDYNIPEAIKAQLGRLQIPLLRAALLDRGFLNRANHPARRLLNELASASVGLADNAGSRDQLYLKINEVIERVTSEFDTDVTLFQKLLDEFTLFMREERRRTELAEHRLRTAEDGRAKMESARAAAQRVIDGLHQGNRIPQKISALLRDGWSHHLAIIHLKEGEASNAWGQSIETVEELVWSIQPQRQAERMQLLQRLPGLLQRLRDGLNLVAFDPCLTNEFFVELETLHLQICQSKQSDLPMAGEAVAMIEPVTPSSLPDSPKVDAVEEPVAAMQDGAESLLLPSSAETQALLDNLATGSWVEFIRGQERLRCKLVAFIRSADKYIFVNRAGAKVAQKQRGEMLAALAAGELLILDDAQLFDRALTAVIGTLRNASVQELHS; via the coding sequence ATGTCCAGAGATTCCAGCAATGTCTATCAGTTGCCCAGGTCACGGCCGCGCGCCACCGTGGTGACGCCCCCCAGAATGCCCCCTTTGCTGGCCAATCTGCGCGATCTCTTTGCCGAAGGGTTGCGCGCGCAGTTGAAGTGCTGCTTCGATCTCACCGACGATGCGCTCTTCGAGATGGCCAACCATGCCGGTGATGCCGAGCAGCAGAATGTCTATCTGGAGGCAATGCGCGAACTGCGACTCAAGCGCAGCAGCGTCGAGGCGCTGTTTCATTCACGCCTGGCCGAACGGTTGAATGGCTGGCTGCTGGGGGTCAGAAGTGGTGCACTGGCGGAGGAGAAGATCCATGCGCAGATCGATGCGGAGACCCTCACCCTGCTGAGCGAGGATGAGCTCGAAGAACGGGTCGCCATCGAATCGATGTCGGTGCGTGCCCGCGACCGGCTGCTGCAACCGCTTGATCATCTCTCATTGCGCCTGAACCACCTGCTGCCAGGGGTGGTTGGACAGGGCCATGATGAGAATCCCTTTGCCCCTCATGCGCTGTGTGAAGCCTTTGTCGCGGCCACCCGGGTGCTGGAGGCGGGCATGAAGGCCAAGCTGGTGCTGTTCAAGCTGTTCGAGCGCAATATGCTCGAACAGCTTGAACGCCTCTATCAGCAGATCAACCAGTTTCTGGCCGAGGCCGGCATTCTGCCCGATCTGAAAGGGCGCGGACGCACTGCGGCATCGCCACAGCGGCGTCCAGCATCTGAAATGGTTTCGACAACGCGCCGCGAGGATTCGTCACTGCGGGATGAGACGGAAGACCTGCTGGCGTCACTGCATGATCTGCTGGCACGCCAGCGTCGGGCCGGAAGTTCTGATGAAGCGCATGCAGATTACAAAAACAGCATTTCAATCGGTGAGTTGGCAAACATTCTCAAGACTGTTCAAAGTTCTGATGGACAGCAGCACAGGGGTTTTGACAGCCGGTTTTCGGCAGGGGGCAGTCCAGTCGTCTCCGGTGCGGGTGTAACGGCGATCTGGCCGCTGATTCAACGGCTGCTGGGCCAGACGAACAGTGGTGGGCAGCAGGCGATTGCACCGCTGGAGCAGGATGTCATCCACCTGATTTCGATGCTGTTCGAGTTCATTCTCAACGACTACAACATTCCGGAGGCCATCAAGGCGCAGTTGGGACGGTTGCAGATTCCACTGCTGCGCGCAGCGCTGCTCGATCGTGGTTTTCTGAACCGCGCCAACCATCCGGCACGCCGGCTGTTGAATGAGTTGGCCTCGGCCTCGGTGGGGCTGGCAGACAACGCTGGCAGCCGCGACCAGCTCTACCTCAAGATCAATGAGGTGATCGAGCGTGTGACCAGCGAGTTTGATACCGATGTCACGCTGTTCCAGAAGCTGCTCGATGAGTTCACACTGTTCATGCGTGAAGAACGTCGGCGTACCGAGCTGGCCGAACACCGTCTGCGCACTGCGGAGGATGGCCGGGCGAAGATGGAGTCGGCACGTGCAGCCGCGCAGCGGGTCATCGATGGACTGCATCAGGGCAACCGGATTCCACAGAAGATTTCCGCGCTGCTGCGCGACGGCTGGAGCCATCACCTGGCCATCATTCATCTCAAGGAGGGTGAGGCCAGCAACGCCTGGGGGCAGAGTATCGAAACCGTTGAGGAGCTGGTCTGGAGCATCCAGCCGCAGCGGCAGGCCGAGCGGATGCAGCTGCTGCAACGGCTTCCCGGGCTGCTGCAGCGGTTGCGTGACGGGCTCAACCTGGTTGCCTTCGATCCCTGCCTCACCAATGAGTTCTTTGTCGAACTGGAGACGCTCCATCTGCAGATTTGCCAGTCGAAGCAGAGCGATCTGCCCATGGCCGGCGAAGCCGTGGCGATGATCGAACCGGTCACTCCATCTTCGTTGCCCGATTCCCCCAAGGTGGATGCTGTGGAAGAGCCAGTGGCAGCCATGCAGGATGGCGCGGAGAGCCTGCTGCTTCCATCCAGTGCCGAGACACAGGCACTGCTCGACAACCTGGCGACCGGCAGTTGGGTCGAGTTCATCCGCGGTCAGGAGCGGCTGCGCTGCAAGCTGGTGGCCTTCATCCGGAGCGCGGACAAGTACATCTTCGTCAACCGCGCTGGCGCCAAGGTGGCGCAGAAACAGCGCGGCGAGATGCTGGCGGCGCTGGCGGCCGGCGAACTGCTGATTCTCGACGATGCCCAACTGTTCGATCGGGCGCTGACGGCAGTGATTGGCACGCTGCGCAACGCTTCGGTGCAGGAACTGCACAGTTGA
- the ampD gene encoding 1,6-anhydro-N-acetylmuramyl-L-alanine amidase AmpD: MQQRVNQHWWHGAKRLPSPNQNERPAAAAITLIVIHNISLPAGEFGGSAIDALFLNQLDISAHPSFSSLAGLRVSSHLLIRRDGAVHQYVSFDRRAWHAGRSCYRGVVDCNDFSIGIELEGTDHTPYESIQYERLVEIVSDLMACYPTLSREAIVGHQHIAPQRKSDPGPAFDWAGFRQRLHERLGAMTDGGWTGQTGTGVLQ, from the coding sequence ATGCAGCAGCGTGTGAACCAGCACTGGTGGCATGGCGCCAAGCGCCTGCCTTCCCCCAATCAGAATGAGCGGCCCGCCGCTGCGGCGATCACGCTGATCGTCATCCACAACATCTCCCTGCCGGCGGGCGAGTTTGGTGGATCGGCCATTGATGCACTCTTTCTCAACCAACTCGACATCTCGGCCCACCCCTCATTCAGCTCCTTGGCGGGCCTGCGCGTCTCTTCGCATCTGCTGATCCGCCGCGATGGTGCGGTTCACCAGTATGTCTCCTTCGATCGGCGGGCCTGGCACGCTGGGCGCTCCTGCTACCGCGGCGTTGTCGACTGCAATGATTTTTCGATTGGAATCGAGCTTGAAGGGACTGATCATACCCCTTATGAATCAATCCAGTATGAGCGGTTAGTCGAAATAGTCTCGGATTTGATGGCCTGCTATCCAACGCTCTCTCGCGAAGCCATCGTCGGCCATCAGCACATCGCACCGCAGCGCAAGAGCGATCCGGGACCGGCCTTTGACTGGGCAGGATTCCGTCAGCGACTGCATGAGCGTCTGGGTGCCATGACCGATGGCGGATGGACTGGGCAAACCGGCACAGGTGTCCTGCAATGA
- the aceE gene encoding pyruvate dehydrogenase (acetyl-transferring), homodimeric type, with the protein MHDDIDPLETGEWLQALDSVMQQEGRERAAFLIEQLIERAGRRAVKLPSAVTTPYRNTIAVQDEARIPGNIFMDRRIRSLIRWNAFAMVMRANQTDHDLGGHISSFASSATLYEIGFGYFFRGTNAQQLGDLIYFQGHSAPGIYARSFLEGRLDETRLDNFRQEVAGHGLSSYPHPWLMPDYWQFPTVSMGLGPIQAIYQAHFLRYLENRGLLPASGRKVWCFLGDGECDEPEALGAIALAGREKLDNLIFVINCNLQRLDGPVRGNGKIIQELEGQFTGANWNVIKVVWGSLWDPLFAKDSDGLLQRRMDEVVDGEFQNYKAKGGGYTREHFFGKSPELLKMVEHLSDADIYRLNRGGHDPRKVYAAYAQAVAHAGQPTVILAKTIKGYGFGTAVESQNYTHSVKKLDQENMRAFRDRFDIPLSDEQLQEIPFYRPSADSQEALYLAQQRERLGGHLPQRHAEVERLATPALELFATQLKGSGTREISTTMAFVRMLGSLMKDPEIGARIVPIVPDEARTFGMEGMFPQFGIYAAQGQLYRPVDADQAMGYREDQKGQILEEGITEAGAMAAWIAAATSYSSNRLSMIPFFIFYSMFGLQRVGDLVWAAGDIQARGFLIGATSGRTTLNGEGLQHQDGHSHLLASTLPNCVAYDPAYAYELALIIRHGIEQMYGEGRNCFYYLTVLNENLPQPALPEGVEEGVIRGIYLLKELQPTQQPARGEIQLLGSGAILREVEAAATILAEEYRLAVRLFSVTSFNELRRDGLEVSRWNRLHPEAEPRQSHVEQLLGQWQAPVVAATDYLKSVADQIREFVPGCYRTLGTDGFGRSDSRAQLRRFFEVDRHHVVVTALKALADEGVVAAAEVSAAIVRFGIDADRPIATRL; encoded by the coding sequence ATGCATGATGACATCGACCCGCTCGAAACCGGGGAGTGGTTGCAGGCGCTCGATTCGGTGATGCAGCAGGAGGGACGCGAGCGAGCGGCCTTCCTGATCGAGCAGCTGATCGAGCGCGCCGGACGCCGCGCGGTCAAACTCCCCTCGGCGGTCACCACGCCCTATCGCAACACCATTGCGGTGCAGGATGAGGCACGCATTCCCGGCAACATCTTCATGGATCGACGGATTCGCTCGCTGATTCGCTGGAATGCCTTTGCGATGGTGATGCGCGCCAACCAGACCGACCATGACCTGGGCGGCCACATCAGCAGCTTTGCATCGAGCGCCACCCTCTATGAGATCGGTTTCGGTTACTTCTTTCGAGGCACCAACGCACAGCAGTTGGGTGACCTCATCTATTTTCAGGGCCACTCCGCCCCCGGTATCTATGCCCGCTCGTTTCTGGAGGGGCGGCTGGATGAGACCCGTCTCGACAACTTCCGCCAGGAGGTTGCGGGGCATGGACTCTCCTCCTATCCGCATCCATGGCTGATGCCCGACTACTGGCAGTTCCCGACCGTGTCGATGGGGCTGGGACCGATCCAGGCGATCTATCAGGCGCATTTTCTGCGCTATCTCGAAAACCGGGGTCTGCTGCCCGCCAGCGGGCGCAAGGTGTGGTGTTTTCTCGGTGATGGTGAGTGTGACGAGCCCGAGGCGCTGGGAGCCATCGCACTCGCGGGGCGGGAGAAACTCGACAACCTCATCTTCGTCATCAATTGCAATCTGCAGCGGCTCGATGGGCCGGTGCGCGGCAACGGCAAGATCATCCAGGAGCTGGAGGGGCAGTTCACCGGCGCCAACTGGAATGTGATCAAGGTGGTCTGGGGCAGCCTGTGGGATCCGCTGTTCGCCAAGGACAGCGATGGCCTGCTGCAACGGCGGATGGATGAGGTGGTCGACGGTGAGTTCCAGAACTACAAGGCCAAGGGCGGTGGCTACACGCGCGAGCACTTCTTCGGCAAATCGCCGGAACTGCTGAAGATGGTCGAGCATCTGAGCGATGCCGACATCTACCGGCTCAATCGGGGTGGCCACGATCCGCGCAAGGTCTATGCCGCCTATGCGCAGGCGGTGGCCCATGCCGGGCAGCCGACGGTGATTCTGGCCAAGACCATCAAGGGCTACGGCTTTGGCACTGCGGTGGAGTCGCAGAACTACACCCATTCGGTCAAGAAGCTCGATCAGGAGAACATGCGGGCATTTCGTGACCGCTTCGACATTCCGCTCAGCGATGAGCAGTTGCAGGAGATTCCGTTCTACCGCCCATCGGCCGACAGTCAGGAGGCACTCTACTTGGCTCAGCAGCGCGAACGATTGGGCGGTCACCTGCCCCAGCGCCATGCCGAGGTCGAACGGTTGGCGACGCCTGCACTCGAGCTCTTTGCCACGCAGCTCAAGGGCAGTGGGACGCGGGAGATCTCCACCACCATGGCCTTTGTGCGAATGCTTGGCAGCCTGATGAAAGACCCTGAGATCGGCGCACGCATCGTGCCGATCGTGCCCGACGAGGCGCGCACCTTCGGCATGGAGGGGATGTTCCCGCAGTTCGGCATCTATGCGGCGCAGGGACAGCTGTACCGTCCGGTCGATGCCGATCAGGCGATGGGCTACCGCGAGGATCAGAAGGGACAGATTCTGGAAGAGGGCATCACTGAAGCCGGCGCGATGGCCGCCTGGATCGCCGCGGCCACCTCCTACAGCAGCAACCGGTTGTCGATGATTCCGTTCTTCATCTTCTATTCGATGTTCGGCCTGCAGCGGGTGGGGGATCTGGTGTGGGCGGCCGGAGACATCCAGGCGCGTGGCTTTCTGATCGGCGCCACCTCCGGCCGCACCACCCTGAACGGCGAGGGGTTGCAGCATCAGGATGGCCACAGCCACCTGCTGGCGTCGACCCTGCCCAACTGTGTCGCCTACGATCCCGCCTATGCCTATGAACTGGCGCTGATCATCCGCCACGGCATCGAGCAGATGTATGGCGAAGGGCGCAACTGTTTCTATTACCTCACGGTGCTGAACGAAAACTTGCCACAGCCGGCGCTGCCGGAGGGTGTCGAGGAGGGGGTGATTCGCGGCATTTATCTGCTGAAAGAGCTGCAACCGACGCAACAGCCGGCGCGCGGAGAGATCCAACTGCTCGGCAGTGGTGCCATCCTGCGCGAGGTCGAGGCGGCAGCGACGATTTTGGCTGAAGAGTACCGGTTGGCGGTCAGACTGTTCAGCGTGACCAGCTTCAATGAACTGCGGCGTGACGGCTTGGAGGTGTCACGCTGGAACCGTCTGCATCCCGAAGCCGAGCCACGGCAGAGCCATGTCGAGCAGCTCCTGGGGCAGTGGCAGGCGCCAGTGGTGGCCGCGACCGACTATCTCAAAAGCGTGGCCGACCAGATTCGTGAGTTCGTGCCGGGCTGTTACCGCACGCTGGGCACCGATGGTTTCGGTCGCAGCGACAGCCGTGCGCAGTTGCGGCGCTTCTTCGAGGTCGACCGCCACCATGTGGTGGTGACCGCACTCAAGGCCCTCGCCGACGAGGGCGTGGTCGCGGCGGCCGAAGTGAGTGCAGCCATCGTTCGCTTCGGGATCGATGCCGACCGACCGATCGCGACCCGGCTGTAA
- a CDS encoding glucose 1-dehydrogenase gives MNRVAGKVALISGGASGLGKAQALLLAQQGAKVVVTDLNEGDGQAVADEIVAAGGEAQFLRQDVRNESEWEAVMSATLGRFGRLDVVVNNAGIGVGGNAEEATLEQWRHLMSINLDAVFLGTKHAIRAMKGRGGSIINISSIEGLVGDPNLAAYNASKGGVRLLTKSAALHCAKAGYGIRVNSVHPGYILTPMVERAMQGEHAELVRQHLVSLHPIGRLGAPLDIAWGVLYLASDESSFMTGSELVIDGGYTAQ, from the coding sequence ATGAATCGAGTGGCAGGCAAGGTGGCGCTGATTTCCGGCGGCGCCTCGGGGCTCGGCAAGGCGCAGGCGTTGCTGCTGGCCCAGCAGGGGGCCAAGGTGGTGGTGACCGATCTCAACGAGGGCGATGGTCAGGCGGTGGCGGACGAGATCGTTGCCGCCGGTGGCGAGGCGCAGTTTCTGCGCCAGGATGTCCGCAATGAATCAGAGTGGGAGGCGGTAATGTCCGCGACGCTCGGCCGCTTCGGCAGGCTCGATGTGGTCGTCAACAATGCCGGCATCGGCGTCGGCGGCAATGCCGAAGAGGCGACACTCGAGCAGTGGCGTCACCTGATGAGCATCAACCTCGATGCGGTATTTCTTGGCACCAAGCATGCCATTCGGGCGATGAAGGGGCGGGGTGGTTCGATCATCAACATCTCATCGATCGAAGGGCTGGTCGGCGACCCCAATCTGGCCGCCTACAACGCCAGCAAGGGCGGTGTGCGACTGCTCACCAAGTCGGCGGCGCTCCACTGTGCCAAGGCGGGTTACGGCATTCGCGTCAACTCGGTCCATCCCGGTTACATCCTGACACCGATGGTCGAACGGGCGATGCAGGGCGAACATGCCGAATTGGTGCGGCAACATCTGGTTTCCCTGCATCCGATCGGCCGGCTCGGCGCACCGCTCGACATCGCCTGGGGTGTGCTCTACCTCGCCTCGGATGAGTCGAGCTTCATGACCGGCAGTGAACTGGTGATCGATGGCGGCTATACCGCGCAGTAG
- a CDS encoding dienelactone hydrolase family protein → MSGTIIEFSTAAGGNCQGYLSIPAAGKGPAVIVIQEWWGLVDHIKQVADRFAEAGFVALAPDLYHGVRARQPDEAGRLMMALNIDGAASDLSGAADFLLEHPAVTSRKVGTVGFCLGGQLSLMAACVDTRIGACVDYYGVHPQIQPDFSKLASPVLGFFGGLDGFVTPDAVSALEQQIRQAGKSVEFHVYPDADHAFFNDSRPEVYHRAHAEESWKRMLAFFHANL, encoded by the coding sequence ATGTCGGGCACGATCATCGAATTCAGCACCGCGGCCGGCGGCAACTGCCAAGGTTATCTGAGCATTCCCGCAGCCGGTAAAGGCCCGGCAGTCATCGTCATTCAGGAGTGGTGGGGGTTGGTCGACCACATCAAACAGGTGGCCGACCGTTTCGCCGAGGCCGGCTTTGTCGCACTGGCACCCGATCTCTACCATGGCGTCCGAGCCCGCCAGCCCGACGAAGCCGGACGGCTGATGATGGCGCTCAACATCGACGGGGCCGCCAGCGACCTGAGCGGCGCGGCCGATTTTCTGCTCGAACACCCTGCCGTCACCAGCCGCAAGGTCGGCACTGTCGGTTTCTGTCTGGGCGGCCAGCTCTCGCTGATGGCCGCCTGTGTCGACACGCGGATTGGTGCCTGTGTCGACTATTACGGCGTTCATCCGCAGATTCAGCCCGATTTCAGCAAGTTGGCGAGCCCGGTGCTCGGCTTTTTCGGCGGTCTGGATGGCTTTGTCACACCCGACGCGGTCAGCGCACTCGAGCAGCAGATCCGCCAAGCCGGCAAGTCGGTGGAGTTTCATGTCTATCCGGATGCCGATCATGCCTTCTTCAATGACAGCCGGCCCGAGGTCTACCACCGGGCCCATGCCGAAGAGAGCTGGAAGCGGATGCTGGCGTTCTTTCACGCCAACCTGTAA
- a CDS encoding carboxylating nicotinate-nucleotide diphosphorylase, with protein sequence MPYRSLPPMTEITANVTAALNEDIGSGDLTAQLIPATRQAEATLLCRDAAVVCGRPWVDRCFELLDPTIRIEWLVEEGAEVAPDTLLARLHGPARALLTGERTALNFLQTLSATATRSRQFTDLVRDYPVQLLDTRKTLPGLRLAQKYAVRCGGCHNHRLGLYDAFLIKENHIASLGSITAVITQARGIAPNRKVEIEVESLAQLQEAIDAGADIVMLDNFSLEQMHQAVQLTAGRLKLEASGGMTAEQLRAVAATGVDYISLGTLTKDIKAIDLSMRFTL encoded by the coding sequence ATGCCCTACCGCTCCCTTCCGCCAATGACCGAAATCACCGCCAACGTCACCGCAGCGCTCAACGAAGACATCGGCAGCGGCGATCTGACCGCACAACTGATTCCTGCCACCCGGCAGGCCGAAGCCACCCTCCTCTGCCGCGATGCAGCCGTGGTGTGCGGTCGTCCCTGGGTCGATCGCTGTTTCGAACTGCTCGACCCCACAATCCGCATCGAATGGCTGGTTGAAGAGGGCGCCGAAGTGGCGCCCGACACCCTGCTCGCCCGTCTGCATGGACCGGCACGGGCACTGCTGACCGGGGAGCGCACTGCGCTCAACTTTCTGCAAACGCTCTCGGCGACCGCAACCCGCTCCCGACAATTTACCGATCTGGTGCGCGACTACCCGGTGCAACTGCTCGACACTCGCAAGACCCTGCCGGGCCTGCGACTGGCGCAGAAATATGCGGTGCGCTGTGGCGGTTGCCACAACCATCGTCTGGGCCTGTACGACGCCTTTCTGATCAAGGAGAACCACATTGCCAGCCTGGGAAGCATCACCGCTGTCATCACCCAGGCGCGTGGCATCGCACCCAATCGAAAGGTGGAGATCGAGGTGGAGAGTCTCGCGCAGTTGCAGGAGGCGATCGATGCGGGCGCCGACATCGTCATGCTCGACAACTTCAGCCTCGAACAGATGCACCAGGCCGTGCAACTCACTGCCGGGCGCCTCAAGCTCGAAGCCTCCGGTGGCATGACGGCCGAGCAGTTGCGTGCGGTTGCCGCGACCGGCGTCGACTACATTTCGCTGGGGACGCTGACCAAGGACATCAAGGCCATCGACCTCTCCATGCGGTTCACCCTCTAG
- the ppa gene encoding inorganic diphosphatase produces MSLNTLCAGRDVPNEVHVIIEIPAHSGPVKYEVDKDSSALFVDRFLSAPMFYPCNYGYVPQTLCGDGDPLDVLVIAPHPLISGSVIRCRPIGMMKMVDEAGEDTKLIAVPIHKLTPLYDHVEEIDHVSPQLMAQIEHFFTHYKDLETGKWVRIDGWGNSAEARAEILQSIENYKTA; encoded by the coding sequence ATGAGTCTCAACACCCTCTGCGCCGGGCGCGACGTGCCCAATGAAGTCCACGTCATCATCGAGATTCCCGCCCACAGCGGACCGGTCAAATATGAGGTGGACAAAGACTCCTCGGCACTCTTTGTCGACCGCTTCCTCTCGGCCCCGATGTTCTACCCCTGCAACTATGGCTACGTCCCGCAGACCCTCTGCGGCGACGGCGATCCGCTCGATGTGCTGGTGATCGCTCCCCACCCGCTGATCAGCGGCTCGGTGATTCGCTGCCGTCCGATCGGCATGATGAAGATGGTCGACGAAGCGGGAGAAGACACCAAACTGATCGCAGTGCCGATTCACAAACTGACCCCGCTCTACGACCATGTCGAGGAGATCGATCACGTCAGCCCGCAACTGATGGCGCAGATCGAGCATTTCTTCACCCACTACAAGGATCTCGAAACCGGCAAGTGGGTACGCATCGATGGCTGGGGCAACAGCGCCGAAGCCCGTGCCGAGATTCTCCAGTCGATCGAAAACTACAAAACCGCCTGA